Proteins co-encoded in one Odontesthes bonariensis isolate fOdoBon6 chromosome 24, fOdoBon6.hap1, whole genome shotgun sequence genomic window:
- the LOC142375409 gene encoding zinc-binding protein A33-like has product MASQAEEECTCPVCCDIFNDPVLLLCGHSFCKHCLQEWWRKSSLKTCPVCKELFPMPQPPRNLALRNLSDALREKRSQTATTGSNDLCLLHGEKHKLFCHDDQLAICVICRDAKAHKKHNCVPINEAAEDHRAKLKIKLLNLKSKLGSFEREKLNCDKMASHILFQTQQTEKTIKAEFQKLYQFLRAEETARIDACRKEATQKSEAMSIRILNLTAEILALKDKIKDTKEDMRAEDISFLLNIRTTKERSTCKLPQAVTPSGALMDEAKHVGNLRFSVLKKMANIVQYTPVILDPNTSSNNLMVSENLTCSTKSEKSQPFPCNPERLNQYGVLGYEGFTSGKHSWDVQVDGYWAVGVAAKSKDHSYGNIWGIYMCVCTNILRELTPEDYVKEVTEDLIPQKVRVQLDYDQGILSFFDLGRKRRLHSIKYTFKKTVFPYFRENAKLLPATLSVNTKQPRDTISCVKFK; this is encoded by the exons ATGGCCTCACAAGCGGAGGAGGAATGCACGTGTCCTGTGTGCTGTGACATATTTAACGACCCAGTACTGCTCCTGTGCGGTCACAGCTTCTGTAAGCACTGTCTTCAGGAGTGGTGGAGAAAGAGCAGTCTGAAGACGTGCCCTGTGTGCAAAGAACTGTTTCCAATGCCTCAGCCACCGCGAAACCTGGCGCTGAGGAACCTTTCTGACGCCCTGAGAGAAAAGAGAAGCCAGACAGCCACAACGGGATCCAATGATCTCTGCCTCCTGCACGGTGAGAAACACAAGCTCTTCTGCCACGATGACCAGCTGGCTATCTGTGTGATTTGTAGGGATGCTAAAGCACACAAGAAACACAACTGCGTCCCCATCAATGAAGCGGCAGAGGACCACAGA GCCAAACTCAAGATAAAACTTCTAAACTTAAAAAGTAAACTGGGGTCATTTGAGAGGGAAAAACTGAACTGTGATAAAATGGCTTCACACATCCTG TTCCAGACTCAGCAGACAGAGAAGACTATCAAGGCAGAGTTTCAGAAGCTTTACCAGTTCCTGCGAGCAGAGGAGACTGCCAGGATTGATGCGTGTCGGAAAGAGGCAACGCAGAAGAGTGAAGCGATGAGCATCAGGATTCTGAACTTGACCGCAGAGATTCTTGCCCTCAAAGACAAGATCAAAGACACGAAGGAGGACATGAGAGCAGAGGACATCTCATTTCTGCTG AATATCAGAACCACGAAGGAGAG ATCCACGTGCAAGCTGCCACAAGCAGTGACTCCATCAGGAGCGCTGATGGACGAAGCCAAACATGTTGGGAACCTGCGGTTTTCAGTCTTGAAAAAGATGGCGAACATAGTGCAGTACA ctcCTGTAATTCTGGATCCCAACACCAGCTCTAACAATCTTATGGTATCGGAGAACCTGACTTGTTCAACAAAAAGTGAGAAGAGTCAGCCATTTCCTTGCAACCCAGAAAGACTGAATCAGTACGGCGTTCTTGGTTATGAAGGCTTTACATCTGGTAAACACAGCTGGGATGTGCAGGTGGACGGTTATTGGGCTGTAGGTGTGGCTGCTAAAAGCAAGGATCACAGTTATGGAAATATCTGGGGCATCtacatgtgtgtttgtacaAACATTTTGCGTGAACTAACCCCAGAAGATTACGTAAAGGAGGTAACGGAAGATTTGATTCCTCAAAAGGTGAGAGTGCAGTTAGATTATGATCAAGGAATACTGTCATTTTTTGATCTCGGCCGCAAAAGGCGTCTTCATTCCATCAAATACACTTTCAAAAAAACAGTCTTTCCCTATTTTCGTGAGAATGCAAAACTTTTACCAGCTACATTGTCAGTGAACACAAAGCAACCCAGAGATACAATCTCATGTGTCAAATTCAAATAG